GTCGATCGGCAGAGCGGTCTGCGGTGGGATGTCTGCCAGGAGGTCCTTCCAGTAGCGCAGATCCAGCCGGTAGCGGGAATCCGGGTCACTCCGCTCCCCCAGCACGTGTCGCTGCCAGATGGCGAAGTCCGCGTACTGGACCGGCAGGGGCACGTCCGCCGTCGAAGCGCCCGTCACGGCCTCGGCGTAGAACTGGTTCAGCTCACGGATCAAGATCCCGAAGGAGTCCGCGTCGGTGATCATGTGGTGCCCGTGAACGACGAGCAGATCGCGGTCGGCCTGACGCAGCAGGTGGAACCTCAGCCCGAACCCGGAGGTGAAATCCATCGGTGCCGTGACGATCTGGGCGATTCTGCCGCCCGGTGACCCGGGGCCGAGATCCTCGACCTCCAGAACCCGGGTGTCGTCGCCGGGTTCGGCACAGACGACCTGGCGCAGCGACGAGGTCTCGTCGTCGGGGATCAGGAGGGTGCGGAGTATCTCGTGCCGGGCGATCGTGCGGCGCACCGCTGTCGCCAGGGCCTGCGGGCTCAGCCGTTCACAGGCCTGGAGCACGATCTCGGTGCGGTAGACCGAACGCCCGGCGATCTGCTCCGAGAACCACAGCGCCTGCTGCCCGTACGAGACCGGCACCACCGCCGGGCGCGGCAGCTCACCCACGCGTACCCGGCTCGGCCCGGCGGCGAGCGAGCGTTCCGCGAGCTGGGCGAGCTCGCCGATACGGGGATGCTCGAACATGTCCTTCAGCGTCAGGGCCGAGCCGAACAGCGCGTTCGCCAGGGCCACCACCCGCGTGGCCAGCAGCGAATGCCCGCCCAGGCGGAAGAAGTCGTCGTCCACACCGAGGTCGCTGTCATCGTCGAGGCGCAGCACGTCGCGGAACACGCGGGCGAGCGCGACCTCGGTATCAGATTCCGGGGCCCGGCCGCCCAGCGTTCCCGCGGTCGGGACCGGGTCGGGCAGGGCGGTGCGATCCAGCTTCCCGTTGACGGTGACCGGAAAACTGTTCAGCCGCACCATCGCAGCCGGCACCATGTACTCCGGCAGCGACCGGGCGAGGTGCTCGTGCAGCGTCGCGAACAGCAGGGTGTCCTCGGCCGGCGCCGCGTCAGTCGTGGTCACGTAGGCCACGAGATGCCGGCCACCGGCCGGGTGTTCCCGGGCCAGGACGGCCGCGCCCGAGATCCAGGGATGTTCCTGCGCGAGCGTGCGGATCTCGTCGAGCTCGATCCGGAACCCGCGGATCTTCACCTGGTCGTCGCTGCGGCCGAGGTACTCCAGCTGCCCCCGCGCATCCCACCGCACCACGTCACCGGTGCGGAACAACCGTGATCCCCCGGCGCCGAACGGGTCGGCCACGAACCGGTCGGCGGTCAGGCCGGCGCGAGCCGTGTACCCGACGGCGAGTTGTGCTCCCCCCACATACAATTCGCCCGCGACGCCGACCGGCACCGGGCGCATCCACGGATCCAGGACGTGCACCGTCGTGTTCGCCACCGGACCACCGACAGGAGTGTGATCCGGGTCGGTGATGACCGACGCCGTCCCGTCGCCCGTGATCTCGGTCGAACCGTAGAAGTTGTGCAGCACCGCCTGCGGCAATGCGGTGCGCAACGCGCTCGCGGTGCCCCGGCCGAGGGCCTCACCGGAGCTGATCCAATGGCGCACCGAGGCCAGTGCCGCGGGCGCGTCATCGTGGCGAAGAAGGACGTCCGTCAGAGCGGGCACGCTCAGGACATGCGTAACTCCGTGCCGGGCCGTCTCTTCCATGATTCTGGCCGGATCCTGTGCGGTCGCCTCGGACAGCACGACGATCCGGGATCCGGCGATCATCGGCCCGAACAGCTCCGTGACGGCGTCGACGAAGCCCACGCCGCTCTTCCACAGGGCCACGCTGTCCGACGCGAACCCCAGGACCCGCTCACCCCAGGCCAGGCGATTCACCAGGGCACGATGCGAAACAGCCACGCCCTTGGGCCGTCCCGTCGTCCCGGAGGTGAAGATCACCACTGCCACGTCCGACTCGTTCACCGGTCGGGCCAGGACCGGTGCGGTCTGCTCACCGGCGGCCAGAGCGTGTTGCACCGCAGGGTCGTCCAGCCGGATGACCAGGGCGGGACATCTGCCCAGCGCGTGATCGTGCGCCTGTGCGGTCTGCTGATCGGTGATCACGGCAGTGGGCGCCGCGTCCTGGAGCATGTGCCCGACCCGGGCCGCCGGAAGACCCGGATCGACCGGAACGTAGGCCGCCCCCGCCCGCAGCACCGCACCGAGCGACACCACCAGGCCCACCGAGCGCCCGAGCGCGACCGCGACCCGGTCGCCGACCCGGACCCCCCGATCGATCAGGAGCCGGGCCAGAGCGTTGACGCGCGCGTCGAACTCGCCGTAGGTGAGTTCGGTTCCCTGGTCATCGACGATCGCGACCGCGTGGGGATCTGCTGCCACCCGGCGGCGCACCAGGGCGTCCACCGTCCCCGGCAGATCACCGAGCACCTCACCTCGCCCCCACCGCGGATCCGGGTGGTCCGCCGGCGGGGTGAGCGTGGCAGCCAGCTCGTACAGGGTCCGGCCGGGAGGCCCGTCGATGACGTCGTCGAGAAAGCGGCCGAACTGCCGGACGTGCGAGAGCGCCACGCCCGTGTCGGAACCCGCGGAGAGCTCCAGCCGGATTCCGGACGCCGGATCGCGATAGACGGCGAGGTCGAGTGCCCCGGTCGGCCCGGTGCTGATGGTTTCGGGTACCAGGGTCGTCTCACCCGCGTGCCACACCGCGTCGAAGAGCCTGATGTTGATCGTCGGAAGGCTGAGGTACGACGCCTGACCGCCCGGCCACCGGCGAGCGATCTGGTGATCGTCGATCCAGGCGTGCGTCCGTGACATCCGCACCTGGGCCGAGACCGCCCCCAGCACACGGGCCCAGGTGTGACCTGGACCGATCGGGACGACAACGGGGGTCGCTCTCGAGATCGCGCTCGGTGTCGTCAGCAGCGCGCGGCTCTCGCGCATCATCAGGGGGACACGGACCGCTACGTGGTCACGACCGTTCAGGAGTGCCGTGTAGACACCCCACAGAGCGATCAGGAGATCGCTCCAGGACACGCGCGCATCGCGTGCCAGCTGCTGGATCTTTCCGTAGGCGCCCTCAGGTGTCGGGACTGCGAGCGTCTGGTGCGAGGACATGAAGGCGTCGGAGACGTTCTCGGCAGGGACCTGGAACAGGTTCTCGTGGTCGTCTTCTCCAGTGCTGAGTACGCCGCTCCAGTACGCCACGCCCTCCTCGGCGCGAGGGCCGCTGAGCTCGGTGGCCTTCACGAGATCCTTCAGGCTGCCGAACCAGCGCTCCGGCACCGAGGCTCCTGCTTGCGCTGCCTGGTAGACCTCGGCGACGCGACGCGCGAAGAGCGAGATGCTGTAACCGTCGACGAGCAGGATGTTCGTCACCAGAATCCATGCCCAGCTCCCGTTCCGGCGACGGACCAGGGTGGAGGAGGTCGAGGGCTCCGCGGCGCCGGCCGGTCCGCCCGCCAGCTGCTCGCGAGCCAGCGCCCGGATCTGGTCGTCGTCGTGACCGGCGTTCACGATCGGGGTCTCGAGTGTCCTGGCCGTGTCGACGTACTGAACGGGAACACCACGGTCTTCCGCGAAACGCACTTGCATGGCTTCGGTCTCGGAGAAGACGACGCTGATCGAGGACGCGAACAGGTCCGGGTCGGCCGGACCGTTCAGCCAGAACACCTGGCCTGCCCGGAAAACCGATGCCTCGGGGGCGAGTTCCCGTGCCACCCAGTTGCCTCGCTGGCTCGCCGTCAACTCCACGCGATCAAAAGTCGCCAACCGGGCCACATCCATTTCTCTTGAGATCAGGTCGAGCGCCGACTCGGTCCGGGCAGGAGGACCTGAGCAGCTACGGGAAGACCGGCGGACCGGGCCGAACCGGGATCAGGGAGCCGCGTCGCCGCTGCCCTGGAGCCCTTCCACCAGCTCGATCCAGTGCCCCAGCCGCGAGTCCTCGGCCAGCGTGATGAAGTCGATCCGTTCCACTCCCGCGCTGCGCCAGCGCTCGACCAGCTCCATGAGACGGACCGAGTCCATCCCCTGGTCCCGCAGGTTGAGGTCGTAGTCAACCTCCGCTGGATCGAGATACAGCACGTCGGCGACGTCGGCGATCAGTTTCTCGGTACTCAGTTTCATTGATGTTCCTCATTCCAGGACAGGCATTCTCGGGGAGCCGCTTCGTTCCGGATCCGGGCAGGACTGCGGCTGCGGCTGCGGTCGTCACGGCCAGGAACCGGTCGCACGTGGCTGGGGCACCGGCGCGGCTGCGACCGGCCTCTTGTCCTCCGTGATCACCCGGGCACTCCGGCCACGGGCACAGGTGCCCACCGGCCGTGGCGCCGGTGGACGAGCCGTTCTGGCCCGGCAGCAGTCCGGATGAGAACCGGGCCGGCGGAGCGGCCTCTAGTCCAGGCCCAGCACGACCTCGAGGCCGACCGTCACGCCCGGGAGATTCGGTACGGCGCGCAGCGAGCTGAGGACTCCTGGCATGAGGGACTCACGGGAGATGGAATCGTAGCGCAGCGTCATGGTTTCGCCCTCGTTGCCGAGCAGCACCTCTTGTGACGACATGAACCCGCTGACTCTGATCGAGTGGACACCGATGCCTTCGATCTGCCCGCCGCGCGCTCCGTAGGGGTCAAGAACGGTGGCGTCGGGCGAGGGAGCGCATCCTGCCTCGTTGCGGGCGCGGGCTACCACCTCGGCCGTGCGGAGTGCTGTGCCCGACGGTGCGTCAACTTTACCCGGATGATGGAATTCAATGATCTCGACGGACTCGAAGAAGGGCGCGGCCTGGGTGGCGAACTTCGTCATGAGCACCGCCCCCACCGAGAAGTTCGGTACGACGAAGACGTTGACGTCGCTGTGGTCGACGAGAGCGGCCCGGATCCGCTCCACCGAGGCCTCGTCGAAACCGGAGGTCCCCACCACGACGTGAATGCCCTGCTTGATGCACCACTGGACGTGATCGTGGGCCACGTCCGGCGGAGTGAACACGAGCGCGATATCGGCTTTCCGGTCGATGATGTCGTGCAGATCATCATGAAGGTCGATCTCGGCAGCCACGTTCAGGTCAGGGCTCGCCTCAATGGCACGCACCGACGCTACGCCCATGCGCCCTCGGGCGCCCAGTACCGCAATCTGATTCATGTCAGAACCCATCCTGGGAAAGTGCCTCGATCCGGCACCGCTCATTGATTCCGTGCAAATACGTGTCGGGGATCGTGAATGCCGAATGACCCTGCCGGACCGGCGGATTCGGTCTGGCGAATTCGCCGGTGGCGCGCGGCCCACCGCCGGTCCGGCCCGCACCACGTGCAGGCCGACCGCAAGGTACGGGATTTCTTGAATGACCCCCGAGAACCGGGAGACCCTCGGCAACGACCGGGGAACACCGCGGCGGACCCACGCCCCACGGCGAGCCGGCGCGCAGTCATCGGCATGCCAGCAACGGCCCTTTCCATCGGCTCAGTGACCGGGCCGCGTCCCTGGTGCTGAACGAGGCCCACCGATGAGATTAGGCGAGCCTTACCTTACGTGGTGTGCGCAAACCGTCACGTGGTTATGAGGCGTTGAACGGTCCGCGCCACACCGGGTCACACCTCGGCACGGCGGTTCAGACCGACCGGGCGGAGACCTGGTCGGGCGCACCCGGCACCGGCTCCGCGAGATCGGCGCCCAGGGCGACGATGCGGTTGGCGGAGTCGACATGCACGACTTTGGCCCGGTGGCCTGGCAATTCGGAGTCCTGGAGCATCACGAAGGACATGATGATCACCAGGTCACCCGGGTGGATCAGGTGGGCCGCCGCCCCGTTGATGCAGATGCCTCCTTCTCCCGCGGGCCCGAGGATGATGTACGTCTCGAGGCGGGCGCCGTTGGTGATGTCGACGACCTGCACCTTCTCGCCCTCGGCCAGACCCGCGGCGTGTGCGAGGTCCTCATCCAGCGTCAGTGAGCCCACATAGTGCAGGTCGGCCTGAGTGACGGTGGCACGGTGGATCTTTCCACCCAGAACTTCGCGGAACATGTCCTGCTCCTCCATGAGTTGTGAGACGGGTCCTGCTGAATCAGCCGGAGATGCCCGGACTTCCCCGCTACGCCTGATCGGCGGTGGAGGTGGCGCCGGCTTCCACGGCGCCCGGCGTCTCGTGCCTGGCCATGTGGTCGCGCAGCGACTTGGGGCGGATGTCGGTCCAGTGCTCGTCGATCCAGTCCAGCACGTCCTGGCGCGGCTTACCCTCAGGCTGGCCGTAGACGATGCTCCAGCCGCCCGGGACAGGCTTGAAAGTCGGCCACAGCGAGTGCTGTTCCTCGTGGTTGATCAGCGCGTAGAAGGATCCGCTGTCGTCGTCGAACGGGTTCTGGGCCATGCGTTGCCCTCCTTGTCGTTCCTGTCGGCGTGGTTCCTGTCGGCGCTCGGTCCGGATCGCGGTGCGCACGCGCCGTCCGGTCCCGCCGCGATCAGGACGGGATCCGGACCGCTCTCCGGTGGGCGTACGCAGATGCCTGGCGGCGGGGCCTGTCCCCTCGGTGAAGCCGGTAGCGTGGCCTGGGCCTGGGTTTTCGGGCTCCGGTCACGGTGAACAGCGGATCGGCCGGCCAGGCCCCACATCGGCTTACGCTAGCAGGCCCAAGTTAGGTAAGCCTAACTTTTTCCGGCGAAAGTTTTCCGGTCGCCGATCCGCTGTTGTCGCCGTCAGCCCGGGCGGTCGCTCCGCTCCTGCCCGGGCGGCGTTCAGGCGAGCGAGCCGGCACGCCGGCCCATGACCATGCCCGCGGCCAAACCCGCACCCGTAGGGTAGTTTCCGCTGAACAGCCCGCCGAGCGCCTCGCCGCAGGCGAAGAGCCCGGGGATCGGCGCACCCGAGGGATCCAGGACCTGGCCGGCGGTGTTGCCCCGCAGACCGCCGAAGGTGAAACTGATCCCGCAGGTCACCGGATACGCGTAGTACGGCGGCATCTCGACCGCGGATGCCCAGTTGCTCTTGACCGGGTGCGCCGAGGCGCTGCGGCCGTCCTTGACCGTGGGGTCGAGTGGCCGGCTGGTGTCGACGGACGCGTTGAACGCGGCGACCGTGCGCACGAATCCGTCGACATCGATGTCCATGGCCGCGGCGAGCTCCCCGAGGCTGTCGGCCACGATCGGCCTGATGCCGGGCATGTCGTACTCGTAGGCCGCCAGCATGGCTCGTGTCGTGGCGTCGAAGACCTGGAACGCCACGGCCCCGGGCTGTTCGAGGATCACCTTGCCGTACTTCGCGTAGGTGTAGTTGCGAAAGTCCGCGCCCTCGTCGAGGAACCGCCGCCCCTGGCGGTTGACCAGGATGCCGAGAGGGTAGCCGTACCGGCTGAGCCGGTTGGTCAGGGTGCGGTTGCTCTCGTTCTCGGGATAGGAGGCGTCCCACGGAACGCTGTGGCACGTCGACCAGTCACCTCCGCGATCCGCGCCCGCTTCCAGGGCCGCGTGGATCGCCTCGCCCGTGTTGTAGGGCGTGCCCCGCACCTTGGCGTGCTGCCACCCCTCGCCCAGATACCGCCGGCGCCATTCGGTATTGGCCTCGAAGCCACCGCCGGCGATCACCACCGACTCCGCCCGGAACTCCCGGTCTCCCGACCGGACGCCGACCACGGCGTCCCCGTCGGTGATCAGTTTCGTCACCGGGCAGCCGTGGTGCACCTCGACGCCGAGCCGGGAGGCGATGCGCTCGTGGTCTG
The Kineosporia corallincola DNA segment above includes these coding regions:
- a CDS encoding phosphopantetheine-binding protein codes for the protein MKLSTEKLIADVADVLYLDPAEVDYDLNLRDQGMDSVRLMELVERWRSAGVERIDFITLAEDSRLGHWIELVEGLQGSGDAAP
- the dapB gene encoding 4-hydroxy-tetrahydrodipicolinate reductase, whose product is MNQIAVLGARGRMGVASVRAIEASPDLNVAAEIDLHDDLHDIIDRKADIALVFTPPDVAHDHVQWCIKQGIHVVVGTSGFDEASVERIRAALVDHSDVNVFVVPNFSVGAVLMTKFATQAAPFFESVEIIEFHHPGKVDAPSGTALRTAEVVARARNEAGCAPSPDATVLDPYGARGGQIEGIGVHSIRVSGFMSSQEVLLGNEGETMTLRYDSISRESLMPGVLSSLRAVPNLPGVTVGLEVVLGLD
- a CDS encoding MbtH family protein — its product is MAQNPFDDDSGSFYALINHEEQHSLWPTFKPVPGGWSIVYGQPEGKPRQDVLDWIDEHWTDIRPKSLRDHMARHETPGAVEAGATSTADQA
- the panD gene encoding aspartate 1-decarboxylase produces the protein MFREVLGGKIHRATVTQADLHYVGSLTLDEDLAHAAGLAEGEKVQVVDITNGARLETYIILGPAGEGGICINGAAAHLIHPGDLVIIMSFVMLQDSELPGHRAKVVHVDSANRIVALGADLAEPVPGAPDQVSARSV
- the tcuA gene encoding FAD-dependent tricarballylate dehydrogenase TcuA; its protein translation is MHNHNTDVVVVGGGNAGYCAAHAAAERGRRVVLLEAAPRDQAGGNSYYTIGSTRMVHAGLDDLLGILEPDERHARTQVPPYPAAEYLADLERVTAGRLDRELAEAVVNDSRDTVGWLHALGMRFRLMYERQAHQGADGKYLFWGQSHVCTVDGGPGLMADHERIASRLGVEVHHGCPVTKLITDGDAVVGVRSGDREFRAESVVIAGGGFEANTEWRRRYLGEGWQHAKVRGTPYNTGEAIHAALEAGADRGGDWSTCHSVPWDASYPENESNRTLTNRLSRYGYPLGILVNRQGRRFLDEGADFRNYTYAKYGKVILEQPGAVAFQVFDATTRAMLAAYEYDMPGIRPIVADSLGELAAAMDIDVDGFVRTVAAFNASVDTSRPLDPTVKDGRSASAHPVKSNWASAVEMPPYYAYPVTCGISFTFGGLRGNTAGQVLDPSGAPIPGLFACGEALGGLFSGNYPTGAGLAAGMVMGRRAGSLA